From the genome of Vicia villosa cultivar HV-30 ecotype Madison, WI linkage group LG2, Vvil1.0, whole genome shotgun sequence, one region includes:
- the LOC131653440 gene encoding protein IQ-DOMAIN 10 translates to MGPKKWFKILLRRKKHKEDKSKQEKVQSTDEISNESSNGKQSPHEESSSTPNEGLMMDRTVPSRLIDNIAATRIQNAFRSFMARRTFQHLRGAENFEALIQDHMAREQTTTTLDYIHSWSRIQDQIRARRICMITAAKIKQKRLESQLKIDAKINELEVEWCSGSETMEEIVSRIHQREEAAIKRERALAYAFSHQWRPNCNQYFGQASYSLSKESWGWSWMERWVAARPWEVRVQVQSPQTKKLNGQQQQKTKIDKPNHNETKSPLAKAALSNGKETEKGKKNKT, encoded by the exons ATGGGTccaaagaaatggttcaagatacTACTCAGAAGGAAGAAACATAAGGAAGATAAATCCAAAcaagaaaag GTACAATCCACTGATGAAATATCAAATGAATCCTCTAATGGGAAGCAAAGTCCTCATGAAGAGTCGAGTAGCACTCcgaatgaaggtttgatgatgGACAGGACAGTTCCATCGAGGTTGATTGACAATATTGCTGCTACTAGGATTCAAAATGCATTTCGGTCATTTATG GCAAGAAGAACATTTCAACATCTAAGGGGAGCAgagaattttgaagctttaattCAAGATCACATGGCCAGAGAGCAAACAACAACTACGCTTGACTATATACATTCATGGAGCAGAATACAAGATCAAATTCGAGCTCGCAGAATCTGTATGATAACAGCAGCCAAGATTAAGCAAAAGAGATTGGAAAGCCAGTTAAAAATTGATGCTAAGATTAATGAGCTCGAG GTGGAATGGTGCAGTGGTTCTGAAACAATGGAAGAGATAGTTTCCAGGATACATCAGCGAGAAGAAGCAGCAATTAAACGAGAGCGAGCCTTGGCATATGCTTTCTCGCATCAG TGGAGGCCAAACTGTAACCAGTATTTTGGCCAGGCTTCTTATAGCCTTAGTAAAGAAAGCTGGGGTTGGAGCTGGATGGAGCGTTGGGTTGCAGCGCGTCCTTGGGAAGTCCGGGTTCAAGTTCAGTCTCCCCAAACAAAGAAACTCAACGGCCAGCAGCAGCAGAAAACCAAAATAGATAAGCCGAACCACAATGAAACAAAATCACCATTGGCTAAAGCAGCCCTGTCAAATGGGAAGGAGActgagaaaggaaagaaaaacaaaacataa
- the LOC131653439 gene encoding transcription factor TCP4-like, which produces MNGGEIVEVDGGHIIRSRGRKDRHSKVCTAKGPRDRRVRLSAHTAIEFYDVQDRLGFDRPSKALDWLINKAKPAIDQLAQLPPWKPTLVSSKQQQNDDVEEKENANENEFRFLQNFNGNNNSSNGFIPFETETTSSSPIQFQSYNNSTPDLLSRTNSNDLRLSLQQNRNQNVQNVLFAGNFDGIPIAWNSGFGGGGGGVGVGAIDTGSGGGSNHNHHDDDSGGGFVFRTPSPSPVVFPAVMYGQNQYLSQRGPLQSSYSPSVRAWIDAPTFVAADYRRQAAATGALGAGFASGSFSGFRVPARIGGDDDEVHGGVSERPSSASSDSRR; this is translated from the coding sequence ATGAATGGCGGTGAGATAGTGGAAGTTGACGGCGGTCACATTATACGGTCGCGAGGAAGAAAAGACCGTCACAGTAAAGTTTGCACCGCGAAAGGCCCGAGAGACCGCCGGGTACGGTTATCGGCCCACACCGCTATTGAATTCTACGACGTTCAAGATCGGTTGGGCTTTGACCGGCCCAGTAAAGCCCTTGACTGGCTCATTAATAAAGCAAAGCCCGCCATCGATCAGCTCGCGCAACTTCCTCCATGGAAACCTACTCTTGTTAGTTCTAAACAGCAACAAAACGACGACGTTGAAGAGAAGGAAAACGCTAACGAAAACGAGTTTCGTTTTCTTCAGAACTTTAACGGCAATAATAACAGTAGCAACGGTTTCATTCCGTTTGAAACTGAAACGACGTCGTCTTCGCCGATTCAGTTTCAGAGTTATAATAATAGCACTCCTGATTTGCTTTCGAGAACGAATAGTAATGATTTGCGTCTCTCGCTTCAACAGAATCGGAATCAGAATGTTCAGAATGTTCTATTCGCCGGAAACTTTGATGGAATTCCGATAGCATGGAATTCCGGTTTTGGCGGCGGCGGCGGTGGTGTTGGTGTTGGTGCTATTGATACTGGTAGTGGTGGTGGTAGTAATCATAATCACCATGATGATGATTCAGGTGGAGGTTTTGTGTTTCGTACTCCTTCGCCTTCGCCGGTGGTTTTTCCGGCGGTGATGTATGGTCAGAATCAGTATCTTTCTCAGAGGGGACCCCTTCAGTCCAGTTACAGTCCTTCAGTTCGTGCTTGGATAGATGCTCCGACGTTTGTTGCTGCTGATTATCGACGTCAGGCGGCTGCTACGGGTGCGTTGGGTGCCGGATTTGCTTCTGGTAGCTTTTCTGGCTTCCGTGTGCCGGCGCGAATTGGAGGTGATGATGATGAGGTGCATGGCGGTGTGTCTGAAAGGCCGTCATCTGCTTCCTCTGATTCTCGTCGTTGA